The Deltaproteobacteria bacterium HGW-Deltaproteobacteria-4 region CACCCATTATCAGCTGGGTGGTTCACCTCAGAAAGCGCTGGGCAGAATCGACCAGAGAAGTTTGGCTGTCAGCGATGGATGGTTGGGGGATTTCGCCCTTGCTGGGGCAAATGCCCCAACGCTGCAATCCGGTTCGCTTGTGTGTCAGAAAAAAGGTTGACATGCCGGAGGGTTAGAGTCGAGAATAACGCGTTTCTTTGCCTGTCTTTGTTGCCACACGATCACCCTTGCGGGAGCAACGCGATTATGTTCGATCAAATTGTTAACACTTTGTCCCACGGGATTTACGTCGTTCAGGACGATCGCCTGCTGTATCTGAATCGCCGGTGCGGACATTTTTTCGGTTATCACGACATCGACGGATTGGTCGGGAAACCGTTCTTCTCCGCCGTCTATCCCGATAGCAAGACCTCGGAATTTTTCAAGGCGGTGCATGACAAGCTGCTGATCAACGAAGAGCCGCAGATCTCCTGGGCACAGATGTCGACCCGCACCGACGGGGTGCCGATCTGGTTGGAGATCTTTGCCCGCCGGATCAGCGTCGATGGCCGGCCGGCGATCTTCGGCCTGCTCAACGACCAGACCGAATGCCAATTGATCGCCAACGCCATGCTCATCTCCCAGGAAACCCTGCGCCTGGTCCTCGACGCAATGGAAGACCGGGTCTACGTCGTCACTGACGATTTTCGGATTATCTACGCCAACAGCAAGATGCGCGAAGGGCTCGCCGGAGAGATCGACAGCGGCTTCTGTTACCAGCTTTGTCGCGGTCTCGGCGAACCGTGCCCGGATTGCAGCCGCGAGAAGGTCTTTGAATGTCCCGGACCGGTGCACAAGGAGTATTTCAACGAGCGCGCCCAGGCCTGGTTTTCGGTTATCGAGATGGCGATCCGCATGCCCGGGGTCAATCGCCCGGCCAAGCTGGCGGTGGCGCGCGATATCACCTTCCGCAAAGAAGCGGAAAAAGAGATTCGTGCCCTGTCGCACCGCTTACTCAGTGCCCAGGAGAACGAACGCAAGCACCTGTCCCGCGAGCTGCACGACGATGTCGGACAGCGGCTCAATGCCCTGAAGATCGGCATGGAGACCCTGTGCCAGGATCTCCAAACCGCGGGTACGGATCTGCAGCCGCGCCTCGACAGCCTGACCAATGTGCTGCAGCAAAGCATCGAGGCGGTGCGCGACCTTTCGGCCGGACTGCGCCCGACCACCCTCGAACAGCTCGGTCTGGTCGAGACCATCCGCAGCCATTGCCGCAAGACCGACCAGGTCAACGGCCTGCCCATCGAGTTCCGTACCGCCGGGATGAATAAACTCAAGCTCGACAGTGCGGTCGAAATCATCCTTTTTCGCGTTGTCCAGGAAGCCCTCAACAACATCGTCAAGCATGCCGGGGCGTCGCGGGTCACCATCCGCCTGACCGCCTCTTTTCCGAAAATCTGTCTGCGCATCGAAGATGACGGTCAGGGCTTTGACCTCCTGAAGCGGCGCACTGGCGGGCAGCAGCTGGGGCTGGTGGGGATGGCGGAACGGGCCGAGCAGCTTGGCGGCACCCTCAACATCCGCACCCAGCCCGGCAAGGGGACCTGTCTGCTCTTTGAAGTGCCGCTGGCGTCGGATGTCCGGGACAAGGAGAAATAACCATGCCAGAAAAACGTTTGGTCCTGATCGATGATCATCCCCTGTTTCGTGAAGGGCTGAAGAGCCTCATCGCCCGCAGTACCGAATATGTCGTGGTTGGCGAGGCCGGCAGCTTTGCCGAAGCCCTCAAGCTGCTGGCCGAGGTGCAGCCGAAGATTGTCACTCTCGATATCACCCTGCCCGACGTCAACGGTATCGAGGCGGCCCGGGAGATTCGCCAGAAGTTTCCGGCGATCCGCATCCTGATGGTGAGCATGCATGACAAGGTCGATATCGTGGTCGGTGCTTATCGGGCCGGGGCGCACGGTTTTCTCCTCAAGGACAGCAGTGCCGCCAGTCTGGTCGACGCTCTCGACACGGTTTACCGCGGGGAGTTCTATGTCGACGGCAAGTTGTCAGGGGATGTAATCGCACGGATGATGCTGGAGGAGAATAGTGCCGGCAACTCGCAGGATGACGGCTACAACCTGTTGACGAACCGCGAGCAGCAGATTCTGCGCATGGTGGTCGAAGGGTCGACCAGCACCGAGATCGGCGTTTATCTCGGGTTGAAGGTCAAGACCGTGGAGAATCATCGTGCCAATCTGATGAAAAAACTCGGGGTGCACAGCCGTCTTGATCTGGTGCGGTATGCTGCCCGCATCGGCATCATCGATCTTGATAGCTGGAAGGAATAGTGTTGTCTCTCGCCCGTTCGCTTTGCTCACTCGCCTCAAGGCGCCTACTTCTGGCGAGAGCGCAGAGGACGCGCAGAAAATCTGAAAAAAGCATTGGACGCAGATAAGTTCGGATAAAATCTGATCAATCAATCAAGTCGTTCATTGTGTTGTCCCCCCCTGACCCGCCTGGTGAAATCCTGTCTCAATTTTATCTTTCTTAATCCGCAGTTATCCGATTTTTCAGCGTCTAAATTGCTTTTCTCTGTGCTCTCTGCAGCTCTGCGAGAAACCATAATGAATGTCGCGTTACTGTTCATCAACGCGACAATCAGAAAAACATTTCACACGGATGACACGGATGTAACGGATAAAAGAGAGATCAACCGAAGGAGCTAAAGCTTTGAAGGGTTTTAAATCCGTGAAATCCGTCCCATCAGATTTTATCCGTGTGCAAAATGTTTTTCGCCCCGATCCTTCTCGCCCCGAAAGAATAAAAAAAGGCCCGGGAATAAATTCCCGGGCCATAGCAGTTCAAAAGGATAAGTTCAATCTATTAAGGTGTTACTGGTTTGGCGATATCCACCTTGAGGCTGATGGTCTTCACCTGAGTGGTACCGTTGTAGACGCGGACGGTCACCGGGTAACGGTAAGTCGCAACCCCTGCCACATCCACCAGACGGCTGCTGACCGGATTGAAGGTGTGAGCAACCGTATGGTTGCCAGCACCGACATCGGTGGTGGTAGCGGTCAGATCACCCCAGGCAGCGGTGATCTTGGTGTGGGTCGGCATCCCGGTCACAGTAAGGTTACCGGCGAAGCCTGCACCCGCCACCCAGCGAACCGGTTGGTCTTCCGGAGCAACATACGGGGGAACGACCTTGACGTAGATGTTTTCACGAGTCACGCCAGAAGTCGTGGTCGCGGTCAGGGTACACAGAAAGGTACCAATCTGAGTGAAGGTGCGGGTGGCCGTGGCACCTTCAGCAATGAGCGCGCCATTGTCACTGCAGTACCAGCTGTAGGTTACAGTGCCAGTCGCAACCGGTGTATTGGCCACGAGGGTGACGGGCTCATCCTTGGTCACCTGGACCGCGGTTTTTACCGTCTTGGCGAAGTCGGGGGAGACAGCAGTTGACCCACCGACGACGGAGATGCTGGCTTGTGGTGCGACAGCCGTACCGAGGGCGTTGAGGTAGTTGACCCACTGGGCACGGGTGGTAGCCTGGGTGGCACCAGCGTTGGCAGCGGCGAAGACGGCCGCATAGTTATTGTACGTGCTCGGGGTTCTCGGCTTTGCGATATACTGCGGGAGGCCGAAGTTGATGCCGTCGGCTCCGTCGTCCAGGCGGAATACAGTGTCACCCACCGCCGTAATGGTGATGCCGGTTCCGGCGGTGTTCACGGCGATGGTGAATCCGAAGCCGTTGGCGTTAGTGGCGAAAGCTCCCATGGTCGAGACCACTGCGGCCGGTGTGGACGGGTTGGTGCTGAACCAGAAGGTGCGGGTTACAGCTGTAGAATCGGCCGCCGCCGCCGAAGCTTTGACCTGCAGCTTCAGTACGCTGCCACCGAAGGAGCCCGTGGTGGCAGACGGGAAGGTGATGGCGCCACCGACGATTTCATTCACCCAGGTTTTATCCAGGGCCATGAAGGTGTTTTCCCAGAGGAATTCCGAACGGTCGACGTCATTCCGCATCCCGGTCGAGGAGAGAGGATCGACGGCGATAGAGCGACCGGTAAACTTGTCCTTGACGTTGGGGTGACTGTAGGTCGCCTGGCTGTTGCCGTTAACCTTGGTCATTGGCGACATCTGGGTGGATTTGTTCCAGCCCATTTGGTAGCCGCCGGTCATGTCGTAGGCTTTGTTGTAGAAGCCTTTGTTCTCGCCATGGCAATCGCTACAGCCGCCAGCGCCCCAGGCCTGATAGGACTGGACGACGTTGTGGGCCATTTTGAAGGGCACGGTCATGAAGGAGAGTCTCGGAATGATACCGCTGGCCGGAGCTGCCTGGCCATTGAGGTTGTTGGCTGCAATCGCACTGCCGAAGCGTCCGGTCAACGGGTCTTGGATTTTTGCGAAGAGGGCATCGATCTCTGACTCGGTGACGACGCCATCGGCGAAGAGGGCGTTATCGGCATTCCAGCCGGTGACTTCGGCCATGTGGGTCTGCATGATGCTGTCAGCACCACCTTTACGACCATCGAAGTTGAAATCATAATCTTTGTCGTTCTTGCTGCGGATGAAGAAGGAGGTGTGGAGATTGACCGGGTGGAGTTTGCCGTCGTTCTTCCACATCATCGCAATGCGATCAGTCATGCCGACATCGTTGCTATCGAAGACTAAGCGGTCGTGACTGAAGTTTGTGGTACCGGTTCCACCTAAGACCGCATTG contains the following coding sequences:
- a CDS encoding histidine kinase, with translation MFDQIVNTLSHGIYVVQDDRLLYLNRRCGHFFGYHDIDGLVGKPFFSAVYPDSKTSEFFKAVHDKLLINEEPQISWAQMSTRTDGVPIWLEIFARRISVDGRPAIFGLLNDQTECQLIANAMLISQETLRLVLDAMEDRVYVVTDDFRIIYANSKMREGLAGEIDSGFCYQLCRGLGEPCPDCSREKVFECPGPVHKEYFNERAQAWFSVIEMAIRMPGVNRPAKLAVARDITFRKEAEKEIRALSHRLLSAQENERKHLSRELHDDVGQRLNALKIGMETLCQDLQTAGTDLQPRLDSLTNVLQQSIEAVRDLSAGLRPTTLEQLGLVETIRSHCRKTDQVNGLPIEFRTAGMNKLKLDSAVEIILFRVVQEALNNIVKHAGASRVTIRLTASFPKICLRIEDDGQGFDLLKRRTGGQQLGLVGMAERAEQLGGTLNIRTQPGKGTCLLFEVPLASDVRDKEK
- a CDS encoding DNA-binding response regulator — protein: MPEKRLVLIDDHPLFREGLKSLIARSTEYVVVGEAGSFAEALKLLAEVQPKIVTLDITLPDVNGIEAAREIRQKFPAIRILMVSMHDKVDIVVGAYRAGAHGFLLKDSSAASLVDALDTVYRGEFYVDGKLSGDVIARMMLEENSAGNSQDDGYNLLTNREQQILRMVVEGSTSTEIGVYLGLKVKTVENHRANLMKKLGVHSRLDLVRYAARIGIIDLDSWKE